CTGATTTATCAGATCGTTCTCTGACTCGAAGCATTTGAAAAGTAATCTGGTTACCCGAAGCTCGGGCTGTGTTGTTAAAGAGGCCTGAAGTCCTGTGCCAACATGGCTCAGCGGCAAAACATCGAGTATGGGattgagagagggggagggaaaacCTTTGGTTTTCTGGAGCGGACAACGAGAGCTCTCCAATCCAGGCAAAGTTATGCAATGGGTTTTCGGGGCAGCAGCGGATGAGAAAGGCAGCCAAAAGCCAGCTGAACAGACTTGTTCTTCTTGGCTTTGATACCAGGAGGAAGGAGCTTGGAGCAACTTATCTCTGTAACTGAGATTCGGAGGTTTATCATGACCAACGTTGTTATTGTCGAGACAGCTGCCCCTTGCTGAAAGATCCAAGAATAACAGGGTGATTCAGGCACCTTTCTTTTCAGACCCCTCTGGGTCATTTGGCTGGACATCCCTCCCCTGTGCTGAATTTCTGATCTCTGTCCATCGCGGAGCATTCTTCTGCTCTTGTTTCCATAATTGCTTTGCTGGAACGCGAGAACGAGCGTGTGTGTTTCTCATTCTGAAGATTGGCAAAAGGCGGGCAGTGTTCTGTGAACTCTTTGGAGCCAAAAGACGGGGTTGAacatgggaggggagggggtggccgTTGGTGCTTGGCTGCATGGATTTCACAGCTGTGCCTTGAAACACGGAATGTGATGTGGGGTGCAGAATAGAATATCCTTCATGatctcagatccagaggagttagccctgtttgtctatagttgcaaaatagaagagtccagtagcacttttaagactaaccaactttattgtagcataagctttcgagaaccacagttctctttttcagatgcatctgacaaagagagctgtggttctcggaagcttcatcagatgcatctgacgaagagaactgtggttctcgaaagcttatgctacaataaaattggttagtcttaaaggtgctactgaactcttcatGATCTCGCCATTCTCGCCTTTTTTCTCAGTACAAGTTTTTAGTTCCAAGTTCAGTTTTCAACATCTCCATATAAAGGGTCTCAAGGGTCAGGCAAGGACACCTTTcttcttgagaccctggagagctattgccagtctgaatagatggTATTGGGCTGGAAGCACCTATGGTGTGATTTGCTAAAAGGCAAGTTTATACGTCACTAGGCGCCGATTCTCTGCTTTTCATTCAACAACCTTCATCTCCCCTGTAAGGCTGTCTGCTCTTTTCGTCCCAGGCTGCTGCCAAAAAGCTTTATCAATGTGACTCAAAGTTTTGGAGGTGATGTCTTTGCCCCTGGCCattggagaggggggaaaaaacccaacctCAAGTGTGCCTTAATTCATCCTAATGAGTTCTCTTAATGAAGCAAGCGAGGCACAGTTTTTAATGGCCTATAATTACCTTGGGGAAGGTGTGCAAGGATCTCTTGAGTGATGGCTGCTGGAATTCGTGTGTGAAGGTCGGAGACTTTCTTGGCTTGCCTTGGACACAATAGCCCCCTGCTTCCCTCTTTGAAACTGAAGGCTGTTGCAGCTGGCAGACTCTTCACCCAGCAAACTCTGAATTTTAAGGATCCGTTTGGGTGTCTCCGTTAGTTGAGGTTGCAGTTTGGGTCATCAAAGTGGTCCAGTCCGTGAAGTGGATGGGCTGCAGCTCACTGgaacagcctctgctttgcatgcagaaggtctcgagTTCGATTCCTGGCATCTCCTGCTGAAAGGATTGGGTAGTAGGTGAAATACctttgcctgagatcctggagaggtgCTGCAAATCTAAGTAAACGATACTCAGCTGAGtagacaagcagggctttttttctgggaaaagggatgGTGGAACACTCGAGAGTTtttaggaaaagaggtggaggaactcgcaagagggaaatgaggggaactgatctctgtctggaggtcgggacggggccaccagacgtgtgagtatttttaagaggtgccggaactcagttCGACCgagttccagctggaaaaaaagccctgataccaACCTTGAtagctcagtataaggcaacttcacgtGTGTTCCCTGTGTTTGTGGTCCATAGGTTACCTTTAATGTACAGTGTGTGCCCATTGCATGTTTTTTTCTCTGATAGTACCCTTCGCAACCAGGTGGTGTGTAATCTATATTTGCACAATACATTGGATGACCTGGTCTCTGGGGGCTCGGACCTTGAGTCTTGAGGGATGGAGCCTGGCAGGTCACAAGATGGTGTGAGATAAGGTAAAAGTGAAGCCTGGGACCTGACGGGACAGCAGTCGGTGGACAGGAGAAGagcttggtccggcatacctacgggaccgcctccctccctgtgttcctccacggcagcttcgctcatctgaacaggttctcctgcaggtgccaggctgcacacgggtgaagtcagcagcagcccatacacgggctttctctgtggtggcccctaccctgtggaatgacctgcctgaggaagtcagaagagcccccccactctcctggctttccgtaaacgatgcaaaaccgaactactcaaaaaggctttttattcaaatgggagggctgcattgtagggatggggtctcagatgctttgctaatgagttagggaccgtagacttcaccactatattgccatattatctgctgctttaaatatgtactcctatgtactaccagtgcttcatgttgtctagtgtcagttctagaattgattatgttctgcttcagtattttttctaccctgtattggattcttgctaatgctatgtcttttaaacttgtatctgtttaccctatggcatggtttatggaaatgtccttgatattgtattgaaatgtccttgaaattgactgtactaatctcatgctgtgtaatctgtcttgagtctcagtgagaaaggcagactataaatgacataaataaataaattaaataagtatAGTGGGGTAATGGGGTGACGGGTTTAGCCagacctacctctcagggttgttgtcgGGATAAAACGGGAGCCATAATTGCCATTGTGAGCAGTTAGCAGGGGATCTCctcctcccagcctccacctccactACCTTTCACCTGTCCAGGTGAGGGGGAGGCAAGGAAATGGGGCTGGTAATTCTGGAGTCCAGTGGAGTGTTCCTGGCCAttcttaaattttatttattattttctttgtttatttatgaAAATCTCTGTACTACCTCTccaggcagcttacaaaaaaagcataacaaaaacacaaaataTTATTAAAGTTCTTCAAATCATGGTGGAACATCGTGGAGGAGGGTAGCCATCTCTTGGCTATGCTGGGTCCAAGCAGTCCTCCTTTGGCGGTTTTTATGCAGAGGCTACAGGGCCATCTGACAGAAATGCTTATtccgtgaacctgggcagatcatgagagggggggcaggaagggttgcatcagtgcttagttctcctggccccttcttacatgcccatggtaaggccgatcgccactttggggtcaggaagcagttttccccaggccagttcggctagggatccttatggtgttttgacatcttctgggcatggagtaaggatcactgggaggggggaggtagttgtgaatttcctgcattgggtagggggttggactagatgaccctggagttcccTTCCTACCCTACAATTCTATGATTCAAGGGAGAATGGGATTGTGTTTCATACTGGCGTTCcttcacctctctctctctctctctctctctctctctccctccctccctcctgacagctgatagttgaaAAGACAACTGACTTCCCTGCTGCTGAGTACTCTCTGGTGGAGGATGTAGCTCTCCACTTCACGTGTTTGATGGACAGACTGAATGAGCAGCGTCTATTTCAACCAGACCTGTGTGACGTAGACGTCGTCCTGGTGCAACAGAAGAGcgtcttcccagcccacaagggAGTCCTCGCTGCCTACAGCCAGTTCTTCCACTCCCTCTTCACCCAGAACAAGCAACTTCAACGGGTGGAGCTCTCCCTGGAGGCCTTGACCTCCCAAGGCCTCCAGCAGATCCTTAACTTCATTTACACCTCCAAGCTCTTGGTCAACGCTTGCAACGTGCAAGACGTCCTGAGCGCGGCCGCTGTCCTGCAGATGAACAACATTGCCTCTTCTTGCCAGGAGCTCATTAGTAGCAGATCCCTCAGCTTGGCCGTGGGGAGCAACATGGCGCTGCCTCCTGATAACTGCGGCAAAAGCCTCCCCTCTCAATTCTACTGTGACATCAAGCAAGAAATGGATTCCCCACACCCCAAAATCTTCGCTCGGGAAGGGAACGATCCGTACTCCGTGCGGGTGGAGGACGGAGTGGCGTGTGAAGGCAACCAGCACCTCCCTGCGGTGGTAGCCACCAAGAAATACTACAAGGAGGAGAAGGATGGCAGCCCGCACGTCTGTAAGATGGAGGGTGAAGAGTCCGAAGTGGGTCTGGGCAACCAGGGCTCTTACAACCATGGTGAGCAGATCATTGTAGAAGTCAACCTCAACAACCAAACCCTCAATGTCTCCAAAGGGATGGAAGGAAAGCCCTCTGGTGTCAACCAAACAGCTGCCATTGCCACAGTGATTGGACGGCCCAAAGGAGATGGACGTCCCTTGGAGGAGCACAGGGAGGATGAAAACGGTGAGGGGGAGGAAGAAGATGAGGATGCTGAggtgggagaggaggaagaggatgagCACAGTGAAGAGGAAGATCTAGAGGAGACCAcggatgaggaggaagaggaggaggaggatggcgaAGAGGTGGCAGAGATTAAAAGGGAGAAGTCTGGGCCACCTCACAGACCCACCAGGTCTTCCAAGACCACGGAGCCTGCTATGTCTACCAGATCCCAAGAGACCACCAAGGTTGCTGTGGCcatagaagaggaagaggagggggaagtggaggaagaagaggaagatggggaggaggaagacGAGGAccagagagggaggaagaggaagaaggaccAAGATGGACTTGGCCAGAAGGTCAAGCTCGAGGAGAAGCAACACTATCCATGCAAGAAGTGTCCCCGGGTTTTCAATAACCGTTGGTACCTGGAAAAGCACATGAACGTCACACACAGCCGCATGCAGATCTGCGACAAATGTGGCAAAAGGTTCCTGCTGGAGAGCGAACTGTTGCTGCACCATCAGACAGACTGTGAGAAGAACATCCAGGTGAGGCCTCCCGAAACATGAGTTTGCTTTATGAGTTGCCCGTTCGGTGCTCTTTGTTCCTCGGAAGGGAGTTTACCCCCACAGTTGCAGTTTGGCCCCGTCTCTTGAAGAAGAATTATAAATGGGCTTACatgccacccttctggacagattagtgccctgctcagagtggtgaacaaagtcagtgttatgattatccccacaatacagctggggagctggggctgagaggagtggctgacccgaggccacctgctgagctcagggcaggggtgggatttgaaccagcagagtactgatttgcagcccaatcagtTTGGTgcggtggttaagagtggcaggactgtaatctggagagtcgggtttgagtccccactcctgtgcttgaagccagctgggtgctcttgggtcagtcacagcttctcagagttctatcagccccacctgcctcacagggtgattgttgtggggataataataacacactttgtaaactgctctgagcacaTTGTGTTCAAAAGCACCAATCTAAAATAGTTCCCTTCTACATACACATTCGCACACATACAGGGTAACGAGCCTAATTTTTCCTCTTCACATTTGTGCATTGTTTAGGAcagactgccctgacctggatagcccaggtgaacctgatcttgtcaaatctcagaagctaagcagggtcagccttggttgggagacctccaatgaagaccagggttgcagagccaggcaatggcaaagcacctctgttagtctcttgccat
Above is a window of Eublepharis macularius isolate TG4126 chromosome 11, MPM_Emac_v1.0, whole genome shotgun sequence DNA encoding:
- the ZBTB47 gene encoding zinc finger and BTB domain-containing protein 47 isoform X1, whose protein sequence is MLIVEKTTDFPAAEYSLVEDVALHFTCLMDRLNEQRLFQPDLCDVDVVLVQQKSVFPAHKGVLAAYSQFFHSLFTQNKQLQRVELSLEALTSQGLQQILNFIYTSKLLVNACNVQDVLSAAAVLQMNNIASSCQELISSRSLSLAVGSNMALPPDNCGKSLPSQFYCDIKQEMDSPHPKIFAREGNDPYSVRVEDGVACEGNQHLPAVVATKKYYKEEKDGSPHVCKMEGEESEVGLGNQGSYNHGEQIIVEVNLNNQTLNVSKGMEGKPSGVNQTAAIATVIGRPKGDGRPLEEHREDENGEGEEEDEDAEVGEEEEDEHSEEEDLEETTDEEEEEEEDGEEVAEIKREKSGPPHRPTRSSKTTEPAMSTRSQETTKVAVAIEEEEEGEVEEEEEDGEEEDEDQRGRKRKKDQDGLGQKVKLEEKQHYPCKKCPRVFNNRWYLEKHMNVTHSRMQICDKCGKRFLLESELLLHHQTDCEKNIQCCTCGKAFKKLWSLHEHNKIVHGYAEKKFSCEICEKKFYTMAHVRKHMVAHTKDMPFTCETCGKSFKRSMSLKVHSLQHSGEKPFKCENCNERFQYKYQLRSHMSIHIGHKQFMCQWCGKDFNMKQYFDEHMKTHTGEKPYICEICGKSFTSRPNMKRHRRTHTGEKPYPCDVCGQRFRFSNMLKAHKEKCFRVSNSVASDPNNHSDPNSTSFSASQSTNPTHLTTSSPLHSTPHSHALPLPLVHTQSIPPAPHLPPPPPLFPASRVNLNH
- the ZBTB47 gene encoding zinc finger and BTB domain-containing protein 47 isoform X2, translating into MLIVEKTTDFPAAEYSLVEDVALHFTCLMDRLNEQRLFQPDLCDVDVVLVQQKSVFPAHKGVLAAYSQFFHSLFTQNKQLQRVELSLEALTSQGLQQILNFIYTSKLLVNACNVQDVLSAAAVLQMNNIASSCQELISSRSLSLAVGSNMALPPDNCGKSLPSQFYCDIKQEMDSPHPKIFAREGNDPYSVRVEDGVACEGNQHLPAVVATKKYYKEEKDGSPHVCKMEGEESEVGLGNQGSYNHGEQIIVEVNLNNQTLNVSKGMEGKPSGVNQTAAIATVIGRPKGDGRPLEEHREDENGEGEEEDEDAEVGEEEEDEHSEEEDLEETTDEEEEEEEDGEEVAEIKREKSGPPHRPTRSSKTTEPAMSTRSQETTKVAVAIEEEEEGEVEEEEEDGEEEDEDQRGRKRKKDQDGLGQKVKLEEKQHYPCKKCPRVFNNRWYLEKHMNVTHSRMQICDKCGKRFLLESELLLHHQTDCEKNIQCCTCGKAFKKLWSLHEHNKIVHGYAEKKFSCEICEKKFYTMAHVRKHMVAHTKDMPFTCETCGKSFKRSMSLKNCNERFQYKYQLRSHMSIHIGHKQFMCQWCGKDFNMKQYFDEHMKTHTGEKPYICEICGKSFTSRPNMKRHRRTHTGEKPYPCDVCGQRFRFSNMLKAHKEKCFRVSNSVASDPNNHSDPNSTSFSASQSTNPTHLTTSSPLHSTPHSHALPLPLVHTQSIPPAPHLPPPPPLFPASRVNLNH
- the ZBTB47 gene encoding zinc finger and BTB domain-containing protein 47 isoform X3, giving the protein MDRLNEQRLFQPDLCDVDVVLVQQKSVFPAHKGVLAAYSQFFHSLFTQNKQLQRVELSLEALTSQGLQQILNFIYTSKLLVNACNVQDVLSAAAVLQMNNIASSCQELISSRSLSLAVGSNMALPPDNCGKSLPSQFYCDIKQEMDSPHPKIFAREGNDPYSVRVEDGVACEGNQHLPAVVATKKYYKEEKDGSPHVCKMEGEESEVGLGNQGSYNHGEQIIVEVNLNNQTLNVSKGMEGKPSGVNQTAAIATVIGRPKGDGRPLEEHREDENGEGEEEDEDAEVGEEEEDEHSEEEDLEETTDEEEEEEEDGEEVAEIKREKSGPPHRPTRSSKTTEPAMSTRSQETTKVAVAIEEEEEGEVEEEEEDGEEEDEDQRGRKRKKDQDGLGQKVKLEEKQHYPCKKCPRVFNNRWYLEKHMNVTHSRMQICDKCGKRFLLESELLLHHQTDCEKNIQCCTCGKAFKKLWSLHEHNKIVHGYAEKKFSCEICEKKFYTMAHVRKHMVAHTKDMPFTCETCGKSFKRSMSLKVHSLQHSGEKPFKCENCNERFQYKYQLRSHMSIHIGHKQFMCQWCGKDFNMKQYFDEHMKTHTGEKPYICEICGKSFTSRPNMKRHRRTHTGEKPYPCDVCGQRFRFSNMLKAHKEKCFRVSNSVASDPNNHSDPNSTSFSASQSTNPTHLTTSSPLHSTPHSHALPLPLVHTQSIPPAPHLPPPPPLFPASRVNLNH